A region of the Mycobacterium sp. NBC_00419 genome:
GAGTGCGGCTGGGGAAGCTGCGGCACCTGCAAGATGACCCTCGTCGAGGGCGAGGCCGAGACGCTGTTCAGCGAAGCCCCCTCGATCAGTCCGCGCGATGCGCGGCGATCCCGGATCCTGGCCTGCCAGAGCACCGCAAAGTCCGACCTGGTGGTCAAGCCGACGTGGGTCGAGACCAGCCCCCGCAAGGGACGCGAGACCGGGCGCCACGCGGCCGTGCTCACCGATCGCGACGAGATCGGCCCCGCGATCTTCCGCCTCCGGTTCACCACCGACCGGCCGGTGGCATTCCACGAAGGCCAGCACGCCGTGATCGACGTCGGGAATAGCCTGCGCCGTTGTTACTCGATGTCGAACCGACCGGGCTCACAGCAGGTCGAGTTCATCATGAAGCGTTACGCCGGACGCGCCGGCAGCGAAGCAGTCTCCGCGCTGCCGACGGGAGCGGTGGTGCAACTCGAAATGCCATACGGCGACATGTGGATTCGCGACTCCACGGCTCCGGCGTGTTTGGTCGCCGGAGGCACCGGGATCGCACCGATTCTGGGCATGTTGCGCCGCCTGGCCGCCGATCACGACAGCCGGCCGGTGCGGGTGGTGTACGGCGCCAGCATCCGCGACGAACTGGTGTGCTGGCAGGAGCTGGCCGATCTGGTTCTCGAACTTCCCGACGCCGAACTGATCGGTGCACTGACGACCGCTCACCAGGGGTGGTCAGGCGTCGAGGGACTGGTGACCCACGCGCTCGAGCCGATGCTCGAGGGTCTGTCCAACGCCGACTTCTACGTCGCAGGGCCCCCGGTGATGACCAACGCCGTCACC
Encoded here:
- a CDS encoding 2Fe-2S iron-sulfur cluster binding domain-containing protein, whose translation is MADDVVHRVSVAGTDTCFEVLEGERILGAALRAGVWVPFECGWGSCGTCKMTLVEGEAETLFSEAPSISPRDARRSRILACQSTAKSDLVVKPTWVETSPRKGRETGRHAAVLTDRDEIGPAIFRLRFTTDRPVAFHEGQHAVIDVGNSLRRCYSMSNRPGSQQVEFIMKRYAGRAGSEAVSALPTGAVVQLEMPYGDMWIRDSTAPACLVAGGTGIAPILGMLRRLAADHDSRPVRVVYGASIRDELVCWQELADLVLELPDAELIGALTTAHQGWSGVEGLVTHALEPMLEGLSNADFYVAGPPVMTNAVTGQLKAAGVQLDRIRYDSFG